The following are encoded together in the Lathyrus oleraceus cultivar Zhongwan6 chromosome 3, CAAS_Psat_ZW6_1.0, whole genome shotgun sequence genome:
- the LOC127126000 gene encoding pre-mRNA-processing factor 39-1 isoform X3, giving the protein MQQDWARLAVIYTRILENPNQQLDRYFGSFKELASNRPLSELRTTEEAAAVADVVPEGAALGVEGEVHPNAAENSPKHVSAGLTEAEELEKYIAIREEMYKKAKEFDSKIIGFETAIRRPYFHVRPLNVGELENWHSYLDFIEREGDLSKIVKLYERCVIACANYPEYWIRYVLCMEASESMDLANNVLARASQVFVKRQPEIHIFCARFKEQAGDIVGARAAYQLVHTEISPGLLEAIIRHANMEHRLGKLEDAFSLYEQAIAIEKGKEHSQTLPMLFAQYSRFVYMASGNAEKAKEILVGGLENASLSKALLEALLHFEAIQPQPKRVDIDFLESLVVKFIMPNPENPGVASATEREELSTIFLEFLNLFGDVQSIKRGEDRHAKLFLPHRSMSELKKRHADDFLASDKTKVSRAYSAQSPAHSVTGAYPNAPNQWTNYGVQPQTWPATTQGQQWPAGYTQPASYGAYTGYGGNYANPQLPAPVPQSTAYGAYPPAYPAQALPQQNYAQPAAPAQQPAAVPQAYYGSYY; this is encoded by the exons ATGCAGCAAGATTGGGCGCGTCTTGCGGTGATTTACACCAGAATATTAGAGAATCCAAATCAGCAGTTGGATCGGTATTTTGGCAG CTTCAAGGAGTTGGCTAGTAATCGACCTTTGTCAGAATTACGGACAACTGAGGAAGCTGCTGCAGTGGCAGATGTTGTTCCAGAGGGTGCTGCCCTAGGTGTTGAAGGAGAGGTTCATCCCAATGCTGCAGAGAATTCTCCTAAACATGTTAGTGCTGGATTAACAGAAGCAGAAGAGTTGGAGAAGTATATTGCCATTAGAGAAGAGATGTATAAGAAAGCAAAAGAGTTTGATTCTAAGATCATCGGTTTTGAAACAGCAATCAGGAGACCCTACTTTCATGTACGTCCTCTTAATGTTGGGGAACTTGAGAATTGGCATAGCTATCTGGACTTTATAGAAAGAGAAGGTGACTTAAGCAAG ATTGTCAAGTTGTACGAGAGATGTGTCATTGCTTGTGCCAATTATCCCGAGTACTGGATACGTTATGTTTTGTGCATGGAAGCTAGTGAAAGTATGGATCTTGCAAATAATGTTCTTGCTCGGGCGAGCCAAGTCTTTGTCAAG AGACAACCTGAGATACATATTTTTTGTGCTCGGTTCAAGGAGCAGGCAGGAGATATAGTGGGTGCTAGAGCGGCATATCAACTTGTGCACACTGAAATTTCTCCAGGCCTTCTTGAAGCAATAATCAGGCATGCCAATATGGAACATCGATTG GGGAAGTTAGAGGATGCCTTCTCTTTGTATGAACAGGCCATTGCCATTGAGAAAGGAAAAGAACATTCACAAACACTGCCAATGTTGTTTGCTCAGTATTCTCGATTTGTTTATATG GCTTCTGGAAATGCTGAAAAGGCGAAAGAGATTTTAGTTGGGGGGCTTGAGAATGCTTCACTGTCAAAGGCACTACTTGAG GCTTTATTGCATTTTGAGGCTATTCAACCCCAGCCAAAGCGAGTTGACATTGACTTTCTAGAGTCATTGGTTGTAAAATTCATAATGCCCAACCCAGAGAACCCTGGGGTAGCTAGTGCAACAGAGCGGGAAGAACTTTCTACTATTTTTCTGGAG TTTTTAAATCTTTTTGGAGATGTTCAATCTATCAAAAGGGGTGAGGATAGACATGCCAAATTGTTCTTGCCACACAGGAGCATGTCAGAGTTGAAAAAGCGTCATGCAGATGATTTCTTAGCTTCAGATAAAACAAAAGTGTCAAGAGCTTATTCTGCTCAATCACCGGCCCATTCTGTAACAGGTGCATATCCAAATGCACCTAACCAATGGACTAACTATGGAGTACAGCCTCAAACTTGGCCAGCGACAACACAAGGACAGCAATGGCCTGCTGGCTACACCCAGCCG GCTTCCTATGGAGCTTATACCGGATATGGAGGCAACTATGCTAACCCACAATTGCCTGCACCAGTTCCACAAAGCACTGCTTACGGGGCCTATCCTCCTGCATATCCTGCACAG GCACTTCCTCAACAAAATTATGCACAACCTGCAGCCCCGGCACAGCAACCCGCAGCAGTTCCTCAGGCCTATTACGGGAGTTATTACTGA